The Cellulophaga lytica DSM 7489 nucleotide sequence ACAAACGGTTAATGTAATTAAAGCAAGCATAGTTTGGTGTGGTTGTTATAGATAAAAGTCAAATATAGCGGCAACGGACAAATAGTTATATGACATTTTTAACTGTTAGTAGCATTATACTACCTAATTAAATAATAGAGGTTATTTTTTTATTGTATTTCTCCATATATTCAGAAGGTGTTACTTTCATTAATGCTTTAAATTGTCTGTTAAAATTTGTAAGCGTATTAAATCCGGATTGGTAACAAACTGTAGAAATTTGCATTTCTCCTTCTATTAAAAGTTTGCAGGCGTGTCTTAATCTAATTTCATTAAGGTATTGCGTAAAAGATTTATGGGTTCTTTTTTTAAAGTATCTACAAAAAGCATTTGGAGTCATAAAAGCTATAGAGGCTACTTCTTCTAATTCTATTTTTTTGTCGAAATTTTCAGTTAAAAATAAAATTACTCTTGCCATACGGTCTTTTTCGTTTTTGTTGTATGTGTTTGTTATAACCTCTGAGCATAAAGGTTTATAGTTTTCACTTACAGATAAAATGTCTAAAATTTTTAACAAGCCAATTATTCTAGATAAGCCTTTGTTACCCACTAAACCTAGTATGTGGTTATGAGCTAAGTATGTTGCAGCCTTAGAAAATTGAAGTCCCATATTGGCTTTTTTAAAAAGAACTTGTAGTTTTTTTGCCTCTGCCAAATCTAAAAAGTCTGAACCTAAAAAATCATTTTCAAACTTAATTACTATGAGGTTTACCGCTTCGTCTTCTAGTTTATCTGCGTAATATTCTTTATGGTTTTTAAACAGGTGTGGAACATTGCTTCCAATTAAATACAATTCCCCTGGTGCAAAATTTCCTATAGAGTTACCAACATAACGAGTGCCTGTGCTTTTTATAAAATAGATAAGCTCTAGTTCCTTATGAAAATGCCAATTTTGCTCAATACATGGCATTCTATCTTGGCGAGCTAGGAAAGAGTTTTCAGGCCTTTTCTCTGTTTGTTTGTATGTTAACTTCATAGCAGTTTAATTTAATTTCATAATAAAAAAATAAGTTTTTATTTCTGAAGTGGTTATAAATATAAAAAATTAACCTGATATATGTTAATTATTACTTTTTTAGGTAAAATAGTGCTAATGGGTGTTCTGTTGTTGGTGTAGTGTAAGCAGTATTATAAAGAGTAGTTGCTTTTTTAGGCAAAATAATAGTGTAGTTTGGTGTGCTAATTTTGGTGCTATGCTGTTCACTTGATTAAAAAATTGTAAATTTCGCCTAGAATTTAGTTTTTATGCAAAGAGCAGCTTTATTTCTTATGATATTTCTTTGCGTTTCTTGCGATTTTTTTGATTCTAGAGCCGAAAAAACTCAGAAGATTATTAAGCAAGAAATGGAGGGTATTAATTGGAATGCTATAGATCAATTTCCTTTGTTTGAAGGGTGTGACGAACTTGCTTCAAAAGAAGTACAAAAAGAGTGTTTTGAAGAAATGTTGTTGTTGCATTACTCAGAAATATTAGGGGACTTTGAGTTTGTTTTAGATAGAGCTATAAAAGATACAATACGTATAGATGTGTTAATAGATAGCAAAGGAGAAATTTCTGTTTTAGATATAGAGCAAGATTCTGTTATTACAAATCAAATACCAGGGTTTAACGGTATTATTTCTCGTGGTATTAAAAGCTTGCCTAAATTAAAACCAGCTTTAAAAAGAGGAATACCTGTACGTGCTAAATTTAGAATTCCTTTAGTAATAAATACCAAATAAAAATTAGTGGCTAAAGAAAGAATTATATTGGGGGTAGATCCTGGTACTACTATTATGGGCTTTGGCCTTATAAAAGTGGTAGGTAAAAAAATGGAATTTTTGCAAATGAACGAACTTTTATTGCAGAAGTATAATGACCCTTACACCAAACTTAAACTTATTTTTGAGCGCACTATAGAGCTTATAGATACGTATCACCCAGATGAAATGGCTTTAGAAGCGCCTTTTTATGGTAAAAATGTACAGTCTATGTTAAAATTAGGCCGTGCACAAGGTGTTGCTATGGCTGCTGGTTTATCTAGGCAACTAGTAATTACTGAGTATATGCCTAAAAAAATTAAAATGGCAATTACGGGTAATGGTAATGCAAGTAAAGAGCAAGTAGCTGGGATGTTAAAAAGTACTTTAGGGTTAAAAGAATTGCCTAAAAACTTAGATGCTACAGATGGTTTGGCTGCTGCAGTGTGTCATTTTTACAATAGCGGAAAATTAGAAACAGGTAAAAGTTACTCTGGTTGGGATTCTTTTGTAAAGCAAAACCAAAATAGGGTAAAAAAATAAAAAAATGGCAGGTATTTATATACACATTCCTTTTTGTAAACAGGCTTGTCATTATTGCGATTTTCATTTTTCTACCTCTATGGGGAAAAAGGAAGAAATGCTACAGGCTATTTCTAAGGAGCTTGTTTTACGTAAAAACGAGTTTAAGCAAACCAGTGTAGAAACCATTTATTTTGGTGGAGGTACGCCTTCTGTTTTAAATGCCAATGAAATAAATAGGCTTATAAAAAAAGTTTACGAAAATTACAATGTTGTTAAAAATCCAGAGATAACTTTGGAGGCTAATCCGGATGATTTATCTACTTTAAAAATAGAACAACTTGCAGTATCAAAGGTAAACAGACTTAGTATTGGAGTGCAGTCTTTTTTTGAAGACGATTTAAAACTGATGAATAGGGCGCACAATGCTAAAGAGGCTGAAAGTTGTATTGCTTTGGCAACCAAATACTTTTCAGACATAACAATAGATTTAATTTACGGTATTCCAGGAATGAGCAATGATAAATGGATGCAAAACATACACAAAGCTTTATCTTTTGGTTTGCCACATATTTCTAGTTATGCACTTACAGTAGAGCCAAAAACTGCTTTAGAAAAATTTATTAAAAAAGGAGAAATAGCTCCTGTAAAAGATAGTGTTGCTCAAGAGCATCATAAAATTCTGGTAAAAGAATTGGCTAAAGAGGGTTTTGTAAATTATGAGTTTTCTAACTTTGGAAAACCAGATTTTTTTTCTAAAAATAATACCGCATATTGGTTGGGTAAAAAATATATTGGTGTTGGGCCATCTGCACATTCTTTTAACGGGGAAAGCAGGAGTTGGAATGTGAATAATAACCCTAAATACATAAAAGCATTAGCGCAAAATAAGCTGCCACAAGAGATAGAAGAATTGTCTGTAGTGGATAGGTATAATGAATATGTTATGACCGGTTTAAGAACTATTTGGGGTGTTTCACTACAAAAGGTACAGGAAGATTTTGGATTAAAATATGTGACTTATTTAGAAAAAGAGGCAAATAAAAAAATTGAAAAAGGTCTGTTGCAACTTAAAAATAATACACTTTTAGTGACAGCAAAAGGTAAATTTTTAAGTGATGGTATAGCAGCAGATTTGTTTATTGTTAACTTATAAATTAATATAGAAAGAGATTCATGAAGGCAGTTATTACAGTAAGAACAAAAAAATATTCAATAAATTTAAATGATGCATTAGATATTTCTATGCCTTTAAAAGGGGATAAGTCTAATGTAAATGCTTGGTATGTTGGTGCGCCAGTTATAGAGCCACATACAGATGGTGATTTTGTTGGTTTGGTAAGTGAGGGTTCATCTGTAAACTTTAATAATATAAGTTTTAATCCGCATGCACACGGTACGCATACAGAGTGTGTGGGGCATATTACAGAGAAATTTGTGTCTGTAAATCAAAAATTAAAACAATTTTTCTTTTTGGCAGAAGTAATTACCATTGCACCAGAAAAAATAGGAGACGATTTTGTTATTTCTAAAAAGCAATTGCAATATGCTTTAGGTAAAAAAAAGAGAGAGGCTGTTGTTATACGAACAATTCCTAATTTAGAAGATAAAATAGGAGCGCAATATTCCAATACCAATCCACCTTACTTGTTAGAGGAAGGAGCTGTTTTTTTAAGAGAAAAAGGAGTAGAGCACTTGCTAATAGATTTGCCATCTGTTGATAAGGAAAAAGATGATGGTAAGTTAGTTTCTCATAAGGCATTTTGGAATTTTGAAGGTAAAATTAGAGAAAATGCCACTATAACAGAATTTATATATGTTGCTAATACTATTGAAGATGGCACATATTTTTTAAATTTGCAAGTAGCTCCTTTTGAGAATGATGCAAGTCCTAGTAGGCCTGTTTTGTATAAAATTGAAGAGTAAAACAGTATTAAATAGTGCTGTTTTGTAACGTATAAAATAAATAATGGATAGTTTAATAGAGGTTTTTTTAGGGTTAATTTTAGGGGCTATACTTATGTATTGGGTGTATTCCTTTTTTAGAACTAAAAAGACCAAAGAAGTTACACATACACAGTCTACTGTTTTATTAGAAAAAATAAAAAGGGTTTGTAAATTAATATCTGTAGAAGGAGATTTTGCAGAAGTATACCAATACCACAATACCAAAGAGCATTTTATGAGTTTGGTAAGTAGTAAAAAAAAGGCATTAGTAATTATAAACGCTAAAGTGCAAATTGGGTATGATCTAAAAAAAATTCTTTTAAATGCAGATGATAGTAAAAAGAGAATTATACTCAAGAATTTTCCAGAGCCAGAGGTGTTGTCAGTTTCTCCTGAGCTTCAGTTTTATGATATTAAAAACGGATTATTTAATTCGTTTTCTCCAGAGGATTTAACTAATGTGAATAAAGAGGCAAAGGAGCATATTTTAGAGAAAATACCTGTAAGTGGTTTAATGGATACGGCCCGTAAAGAAGCGTTAGAGGCAATACTTTTAATAGAGTCTATTGTAGAAACTATTGGGTGGACGTTAGATTATTCTGCGTTAAAAATTGAAAATAAACAAGAGGTAAAGCAAATAGAAAAAGAAATAAATAAATAGTGTTTTATGAGCGTAAATAATTTTGAATCAGCATTTGTGCATAACGTATATTTTTGGTTAAAAAATCCAGATAGCGAAGATGATAAAAAAGCTTTTGTAACATCATTACGTAAGTTTTTAAATGCTTCTAAATATGCAAGTACTAATTTTATAGGTACACCACCAGCAGCTACTAGAGATGTGGTAGATGGTAGTTTTACGTTTAGCTTATTGGTTTCGTTTACATCGGCAGAAAATCAACAAAAATACCAAGATGAAGAGGCACACTTAACTTTTATAGAAGAATCTGCTCGCTTATGGGATAAGGTTATTGTATATGATTCTACAACAGTTTAAACTTGCTGTTTATGAATGTAGAAGAGGTTAGGGCATATTGCATTTTAAAAAAAGGAATTACAGAAGAGTTTCCTTTTGATGAGCATACTTTGGTTTTTAAGGTTTTGGGTAAAATGTTTGCCTTGTTACCGTTAGAGCGCTTGCCACCTCAAATTAATTTAAAGTGTAACCCAGAGTTGTCATTAAAACTTAGAGAAAAGTATGATGGTGATATTGCACCAGGTTTTCATATGAATAAAAAACACTGGAATACAATACTAATAGAACGTATTTCTCCTAGTTTACTAAAAGAATTAATAGATCATTCATACAATTTAGTAGTATCTAAACTTACCAAAAAACAACAAGCAGAGTTAGCTAAGCTAAAGGAATAATATTTTTTTAGTTGCATAATACATTACGCACCACTACATTATTTTTATGAAAGAACTTATTGCATTTTACAAACAAAATATTACTAACTATAAAGAAGAATCTGCTAAGGTTAAATCTAAATTATTGCTGTCTAGTTTGTTAAGGTTGGCGGTATTTTTATTAGCTGGTTTTGGTGTTTATTTTTTTATAGGAAACACCAAAGCAGTAATGGCGGTTATTTTATTGGCTATAGTGTTGTTTGTGTTTTTAGTGTCTAGA carries:
- a CDS encoding cyclase family protein, with product MKAVITVRTKKYSINLNDALDISMPLKGDKSNVNAWYVGAPVIEPHTDGDFVGLVSEGSSVNFNNISFNPHAHGTHTECVGHITEKFVSVNQKLKQFFFLAEVITIAPEKIGDDFVISKKQLQYALGKKKREAVVIRTIPNLEDKIGAQYSNTNPPYLLEEGAVFLREKGVEHLLIDLPSVDKEKDDGKLVSHKAFWNFEGKIRENATITEFIYVANTIEDGTYFLNLQVAPFENDASPSRPVLYKIEE
- a CDS encoding DUF4230 domain-containing protein; translation: MDSLIEVFLGLILGAILMYWVYSFFRTKKTKEVTHTQSTVLLEKIKRVCKLISVEGDFAEVYQYHNTKEHFMSLVSSKKKALVIINAKVQIGYDLKKILLNADDSKKRIILKNFPEPEVLSVSPELQFYDIKNGLFNSFSPEDLTNVNKEAKEHILEKIPVSGLMDTARKEALEAILLIESIVETIGWTLDYSALKIENKQEVKQIEKEINK
- a CDS encoding Dabb family protein; translated protein: MSVNNFESAFVHNVYFWLKNPDSEDDKKAFVTSLRKFLNASKYASTNFIGTPPAATRDVVDGSFTFSLLVSFTSAENQQKYQDEEAHLTFIEESARLWDKVIVYDSTTV
- the hemW gene encoding radical SAM family heme chaperone HemW, which gives rise to MAGIYIHIPFCKQACHYCDFHFSTSMGKKEEMLQAISKELVLRKNEFKQTSVETIYFGGGTPSVLNANEINRLIKKVYENYNVVKNPEITLEANPDDLSTLKIEQLAVSKVNRLSIGVQSFFEDDLKLMNRAHNAKEAESCIALATKYFSDITIDLIYGIPGMSNDKWMQNIHKALSFGLPHISSYALTVEPKTALEKFIKKGEIAPVKDSVAQEHHKILVKELAKEGFVNYEFSNFGKPDFFSKNNTAYWLGKKYIGVGPSAHSFNGESRSWNVNNNPKYIKALAQNKLPQEIEELSVVDRYNEYVMTGLRTIWGVSLQKVQEDFGLKYVTYLEKEANKKIEKGLLQLKNNTLLVTAKGKFLSDGIAADLFIVNL
- the ruvC gene encoding crossover junction endodeoxyribonuclease RuvC — its product is MAKERIILGVDPGTTIMGFGLIKVVGKKMEFLQMNELLLQKYNDPYTKLKLIFERTIELIDTYHPDEMALEAPFYGKNVQSMLKLGRAQGVAMAAGLSRQLVITEYMPKKIKMAITGNGNASKEQVAGMLKSTLGLKELPKNLDATDGLAAAVCHFYNSGKLETGKSYSGWDSFVKQNQNRVKK
- a CDS encoding AraC family transcriptional regulator; the protein is MKLTYKQTEKRPENSFLARQDRMPCIEQNWHFHKELELIYFIKSTGTRYVGNSIGNFAPGELYLIGSNVPHLFKNHKEYYADKLEDEAVNLIVIKFENDFLGSDFLDLAEAKKLQVLFKKANMGLQFSKAATYLAHNHILGLVGNKGLSRIIGLLKILDILSVSENYKPLCSEVITNTYNKNEKDRMARVILFLTENFDKKIELEEVASIAFMTPNAFCRYFKKRTHKSFTQYLNEIRLRHACKLLIEGEMQISTVCYQSGFNTLTNFNRQFKALMKVTPSEYMEKYNKKITSII
- a CDS encoding MmcQ/YjbR family DNA-binding protein, encoding MNVEEVRAYCILKKGITEEFPFDEHTLVFKVLGKMFALLPLERLPPQINLKCNPELSLKLREKYDGDIAPGFHMNKKHWNTILIERISPSLLKELIDHSYNLVVSKLTKKQQAELAKLKE